The following proteins are encoded in a genomic region of Herminiimonas arsenicoxydans:
- a CDS encoding Hypothetical protein (Evidence 5 : No homology to any previously reported sequences) has protein sequence MSTYEERWERFLDPEVVRPSLFMATMFITTFEILKNSIIDRIRDFYSIGWSEGETTVSPEYRTKVLSRDKSPVYASLKWLHEHQVINDDDLQSFEQLKSTRNLVAHQLFDIVTGQAESNHTEQFQVLVELLRKIEVWWVINVELATDPNYADTEVHEEGIVPGAILSLQMLLEVAGGNTELLKAWRSQRAQ, from the coding sequence ATGAGCACGTACGAAGAACGGTGGGAGCGCTTTCTCGACCCTGAAGTTGTTAGGCCATCGCTCTTCATGGCTACGATGTTCATTACTACCTTCGAGATTCTTAAGAACTCGATAATCGATCGCATCCGAGACTTCTACTCGATTGGTTGGTCGGAAGGTGAAACGACGGTATCCCCAGAGTACAGGACAAAGGTTCTATCGCGCGACAAGAGTCCAGTCTATGCGTCGCTAAAGTGGTTACATGAGCATCAAGTAATAAATGACGATGACTTACAATCCTTCGAACAGCTCAAGAGCACCAGAAATCTTGTTGCTCATCAACTCTTCGACATCGTCACTGGTCAAGCTGAGTCCAATCACACGGAACAGTTCCAAGTCCTAGTTGAACTGCTCCGTAAGATTGAGGTTTGGTGGGTTATAAATGTTGAACTGGCAACCGACCCAAACTACGCAGATACAGAAGTCCACGAAGAAGGTATTGTTCCAGGAGCCATTTTGTCGCTTCAAATGCTTTTGGAAGTCGCTGGCGGCAACACGGAACTTCTGAAGGCTTGGCGCAGTCAGCGCGCACAATAG
- a CDS encoding putative transcription accessory protein TEX (Evidence 3 : Function proposed based on presence of conserved amino acid motif, structural feature or limited homology; Product type pe : putative enzyme) yields the protein MLPSIEQRLAVELAAKPAQVAAAITLLDEGATVPFISRYRKEATGGLDDIQLRLLEERLRYLRELEDRRAAIVASIEEQNKMTPTLLDAIMHAEDKTRLEDLYLPYKQKRRTKAQIAVEAGLTPLADALLADPTLNPEEEAAKYLKPAFTVEGIDNPGVADTKAALDGARQILMERFAEDATLLQALREYLTEHGIVESKVVEGKQDAGEKFADYFDYSETIATIPSHRALAMFRGRREEMLNVNLRLDTEEEKPKWDAPLNPCESRIAARFGISNQGRAADKWLADTVRWTWRVKTFMHLETELMTNLREKAEVEAINVFALNLKALLLAAPAGPRATMGLDPGLRTGVKVAVVDATGKVVDTATVYPHQPRNDWDGTLHTLSQLAEKHKVALISIGNGTASRETDKLAQDLIKLRPELKLTKIVVSEAGASVYSASEFASRELPDMDVSIRGAVSIARRLQDPLAELVKIDPKSIGVGQYQHDVGQTQLARSLDAVVEDCVNAVGVDVNTASAPLLARVSGLSSSVAQSIVSYRDTKGMFTSRADLRAVPRLGDKTFEQAAGFLRVMAGDNPLDASAVHPESYPLVEKILADIKKDVKSIIGDDKLLKSLNPAKYADEKFGVPTITDILKELEKPGRDPRPEFTTATFKDGVEEIRDLRPDMILEGVVTNVAAFGAFVDIGVHQDGLVHISALSNTFVKDPHTVVKAGQVVKVKVLEVDEKRKRIALTMRLSDAAPVAGSKPEQRADRNDSKRLAQHQQRPAADSGSAMAAAFAKLKG from the coding sequence ATGCTCCCTTCCATAGAACAACGTCTCGCCGTCGAACTCGCGGCCAAGCCCGCACAAGTTGCTGCCGCAATCACACTACTGGATGAAGGTGCCACCGTTCCGTTTATCTCCCGCTACCGCAAGGAAGCAACCGGCGGCCTCGACGACATCCAGTTGCGCCTGCTGGAAGAGCGCCTGCGCTATCTGCGCGAGCTGGAAGACCGGCGCGCTGCGATTGTGGCTTCTATTGAAGAGCAAAACAAAATGACGCCGACATTGCTCGACGCCATCATGCACGCGGAAGACAAGACGCGGCTGGAAGATCTGTACCTGCCGTACAAGCAAAAGCGCCGCACCAAGGCGCAGATTGCAGTCGAAGCCGGCCTGACGCCGCTGGCCGATGCATTGCTGGCCGACCCCACGCTGAATCCGGAAGAAGAAGCGGCGAAATATCTGAAGCCCGCTTTCACGGTAGAGGGCATCGACAATCCGGGCGTCGCCGATACCAAGGCCGCGCTCGATGGCGCGCGCCAGATTCTGATGGAACGCTTTGCCGAAGATGCAACGCTGCTGCAGGCCTTGCGCGAATATCTGACCGAGCACGGCATCGTCGAATCCAAAGTAGTGGAAGGCAAGCAGGATGCCGGTGAAAAATTCGCCGATTATTTCGATTACTCGGAAACCATCGCTACCATCCCATCGCACCGCGCACTCGCAATGTTTCGCGGTCGTCGCGAAGAAATGCTGAACGTGAATCTGCGTCTGGATACCGAAGAAGAAAAGCCGAAATGGGATGCGCCGCTGAATCCTTGCGAAAGCCGCATTGCCGCGCGCTTCGGCATCAGCAATCAGGGCCGCGCTGCCGACAAATGGCTGGCCGACACCGTGCGCTGGACCTGGCGCGTGAAAACCTTCATGCATCTGGAAACCGAGTTGATGACTAATCTGCGCGAAAAAGCAGAAGTCGAAGCCATCAATGTGTTTGCACTGAATTTGAAAGCCTTGTTGCTGGCCGCACCGGCCGGCCCGCGCGCCACGATGGGCCTCGATCCCGGCTTGCGTACCGGCGTCAAGGTGGCCGTGGTCGACGCCACCGGCAAAGTAGTCGATACCGCCACCGTGTATCCGCATCAGCCGCGCAACGACTGGGACGGCACCTTGCACACGCTGTCGCAACTGGCAGAGAAGCACAAGGTCGCATTGATCTCGATCGGCAACGGCACCGCTTCACGCGAGACCGACAAGCTGGCGCAGGATTTGATCAAGCTGCGCCCTGAATTAAAGCTGACCAAGATTGTCGTGTCCGAAGCCGGGGCATCGGTGTATTCAGCCTCCGAATTCGCCTCGCGCGAATTGCCGGATATGGATGTCTCGATACGCGGTGCAGTATCGATTGCACGCCGCCTGCAGGACCCATTGGCGGAGCTGGTCAAGATCGATCCGAAATCGATCGGCGTCGGCCAGTACCAGCATGACGTCGGCCAGACCCAGCTGGCGCGCTCGCTGGATGCCGTCGTCGAGGATTGCGTCAATGCGGTCGGCGTGGACGTCAATACCGCATCGGCACCGCTGCTGGCACGCGTGTCCGGACTCAGCAGCAGCGTGGCGCAAAGCATCGTCAGCTATCGCGACACGAAAGGCATGTTCACCTCGCGCGCCGATTTGCGCGCAGTGCCGCGCCTGGGCGATAAAACCTTTGAACAGGCCGCCGGTTTCCTGCGCGTAATGGCCGGCGACAACCCGCTCGATGCCTCGGCCGTGCATCCGGAATCCTATCCTTTGGTGGAAAAAATCCTGGCGGACATCAAGAAGGATGTCAAAAGCATCATTGGCGACGACAAGCTGTTGAAATCGCTGAATCCGGCCAAATATGCAGATGAGAAGTTCGGTGTGCCGACCATCACTGATATCCTGAAGGAACTGGAAAAACCCGGCCGCGATCCGCGCCCTGAATTCACGACGGCTACCTTCAAGGATGGCGTGGAAGAAATCCGGGATTTGCGTCCGGACATGATACTGGAAGGCGTCGTGACCAACGTTGCCGCCTTCGGCGCCTTCGTCGATATCGGCGTGCATCAGGATGGCCTGGTGCATATTTCCGCGCTCTCCAACACCTTCGTCAAGGACCCGCATACGGTGGTCAAGGCCGGCCAGGTAGTGAAAGTGAAAGTGCTGGAAGTGGATGAAAAACGCAAACGCATTGCGCTGACCATGCGCCTGTCGGACGCCGCTCCTGTTGCCGGCAGCAAACCGGAACAACGTGCTGACCGTAACGACAGCAAGCGTCTGGCACAGCATCAGCAACGTCCGGCAGCGGATAGCGGCAGCGCGATGGCAGCGGCTTTTGCCAAACTGAAGGGATAA
- a CDS encoding putative glutaredoxin-related protein (Evidence 3 : Function proposed based on presence of conserved amino acid motif, structural feature or limited homology; Product type pc : putative carrier) → MSDDVQSWIKETVTQNPVVLFMKGTAQFPQCGFSGKAIALLKESGVTDLVTVNVLDDAEVRQGIKDFSQWPTVPQLYVKGEFIGGSDIMNEMFASGELQALLKA, encoded by the coding sequence ATGAGTGACGACGTACAATCCTGGATCAAAGAAACCGTAACCCAAAACCCGGTTGTTTTGTTCATGAAGGGCACAGCCCAATTCCCGCAGTGCGGCTTCTCCGGCAAGGCCATCGCATTACTGAAGGAAAGCGGCGTGACTGATCTGGTTACCGTCAATGTGCTGGACGACGCCGAAGTGCGCCAGGGCATCAAGGATTTCTCGCAATGGCCTACCGTACCGCAACTGTACGTCAAGGGTGAATTCATCGGCGGTTCCGACATCATGAACGAAATGTTCGCATCCGGCGAACTGCAAGCATTGCTGAAAGCCTGA
- the ubiX gene encoding 3-octaprenyl-4-hydroxybenzoate carboxy-lyase (Polyprenyl p-hydroxybenzoate decarboxylase) (Evidence 2a : Function of homologous gene experimentally demonstrated in an other organism; PubMedId : 782527; Product type e : enzyme), with amino-acid sequence MTASADAVAFPTPRPQRLIIAITGATGVIYGIRLLQVLRDNPEVETHLLISEAGMLNLHQELGMKRKEVEALADVVHNVRDVGASIASGSFQSGGMIIAPCSMKTLAAVAHGLSDNLITRAADVVLKERRRLVLMVRETPFNLAHLRNMTAVTEMGGIIFPPLPGFYHRPASIAEMVDHTVGRVLDLFEIQHTLTPRWNGLKAQS; translated from the coding sequence ATGACGGCGTCTGCTGACGCTGTTGCATTCCCGACGCCGCGCCCGCAACGACTCATCATCGCCATCACGGGCGCCACCGGCGTTATCTACGGCATACGCCTGCTGCAGGTGCTGCGCGACAACCCTGAGGTAGAAACGCATTTGCTGATTTCGGAAGCCGGCATGCTGAATCTGCATCAGGAACTCGGCATGAAGCGCAAGGAGGTCGAAGCGCTGGCCGATGTGGTTCACAATGTGCGCGATGTAGGCGCCTCCATTGCCAGCGGCTCATTTCAATCTGGTGGCATGATCATCGCGCCCTGCTCGATGAAAACCCTGGCGGCGGTCGCACACGGCCTGTCCGACAATCTGATCACGCGCGCCGCCGATGTGGTGTTGAAAGAACGCCGCAGACTGGTCTTGATGGTGCGCGAGACACCCTTCAATCTGGCGCACCTGCGCAATATGACCGCCGTGACGGAAATGGGCGGCATCATCTTCCCGCCGCTGCCCGGCTTTTATCACCGCCCGGCATCGATAGCCGAAATGGTCGATCACACGGTAGGACGCGTACTGGATTTATTCGAGATCCAGCACACGCTGACGCCGCGCTGGAATGGCCTGAAAGCTCAATCCTAG
- a CDS encoding Putative sodium/hydrogen exchanger family protein (Evidence 3 : Function proposed based on presence of conserved amino acid motif, structural feature or limited homology; Product type pt : putative transporter), whose product MHAGMSTTEIFLIAMLLIFSVPYLIWRLFKTDYYAPLVVVQIIAGILLGPGVMGAIYPDYFAFVFNPTVIHSLNGIAWWSVMIFVMIAGIELDLKKAWEHRRESFITASLALGSPLVSGCIAAAGLLLYSGWIGPKAHTWQFVLGVGMACAVTALPILILLMEKLEVLRQPIGQRILRYASLDDVAIWGVLAIILLDWTRVGRQAAFLIGFAVATFLFRKLMIWLEEKDRWYVSLIWLAACSLAADWAGLHFMVGAFLAGAVMDAHWFNQEKMDFLRHNVLLVIMPVYFLSTGLKTNWAVGGTVVFAAAAVLLVASIIGKLAGVHIAGKILKWEKGEASIIGWLLQTKALIMIIFVNILLDKQIITSETFTALLLMAIASTMLTVPVVYPKLQRLKSLIFKTK is encoded by the coding sequence ATGCATGCGGGAATGAGCACCACCGAGATCTTTTTGATTGCAATGCTGCTTATTTTCAGCGTTCCTTACCTGATCTGGCGATTATTCAAAACCGATTATTATGCGCCGCTCGTCGTGGTGCAGATCATCGCCGGCATTTTGCTTGGGCCTGGCGTGATGGGCGCAATATATCCCGACTACTTTGCATTCGTTTTCAATCCTACCGTCATTCATTCGCTTAACGGCATCGCATGGTGGTCAGTCATGATTTTCGTGATGATTGCCGGCATCGAGCTTGATTTGAAAAAAGCATGGGAACATCGTCGCGAAAGCTTCATTACCGCAAGCCTTGCACTTGGCAGTCCACTGGTGTCCGGTTGCATAGCGGCGGCCGGCTTGCTGCTATACAGCGGCTGGATCGGTCCCAAAGCCCATACGTGGCAATTCGTACTTGGTGTCGGCATGGCCTGCGCGGTTACTGCATTACCCATCCTGATTCTGCTGATGGAAAAGCTGGAAGTGCTGCGCCAGCCTATCGGTCAGCGCATTCTGCGTTATGCCAGCCTGGACGACGTGGCGATCTGGGGTGTGCTCGCTATCATTTTGCTGGACTGGACACGCGTGGGCAGGCAGGCAGCATTTCTGATCGGGTTTGCTGTAGCGACCTTCCTGTTTCGCAAATTAATGATCTGGCTGGAGGAAAAGGACCGCTGGTACGTCAGCCTGATCTGGCTGGCCGCATGCAGTCTTGCTGCCGACTGGGCCGGCTTGCATTTCATGGTAGGTGCATTCCTGGCCGGTGCCGTCATGGACGCCCACTGGTTCAATCAGGAAAAAATGGATTTCCTGCGCCATAACGTCCTGCTGGTCATCATGCCGGTCTATTTCCTCAGCACCGGTTTGAAAACCAACTGGGCCGTGGGCGGCACGGTTGTGTTTGCAGCTGCAGCAGTCCTGCTCGTTGCTTCTATCATCGGCAAGCTGGCGGGCGTCCACATTGCGGGAAAAATCCTTAAATGGGAAAAAGGCGAGGCGTCGATCATAGGCTGGCTGCTGCAAACCAAGGCCCTGATCATGATCATCTTCGTTAATATCCTGCTGGACAAGCAGATCATTACCAGCGAAACCTTCACCGCATTATTGTTGATGGCGATCGCGAGCACCATGTTGACGGTACCTGTCGTTTATCCGAAATTGCAGCGCTTGAAATCGCTGATTTTCAAGACGAAATAA
- a CDS encoding Hypothetical protein (Evidence 5 : No homology to any previously reported sequences), protein MRRFGFQSAQLLPPVFLLIFRSPFEGGERADLPVAIPIQILSTFNAVARKTEIV, encoded by the coding sequence GTGAGGCGTTTTGGTTTTCAGAGCGCACAGCTTCTTCCTCCCGTATTCCTATTGATATTTCGTTCGCCATTTGAAGGCGGCGAGCGCGCAGATCTGCCTGTCGCGATTCCTATACAGATACTCAGTACTTTTAATGCGGTGGCGCGTAAAACGGAGATTGTCTAA
- a CDS encoding Putative phage integrase (Evidence 3 : Function proposed based on presence of conserved amino acid motif, structural feature or limited homology; Product type h : extrachromosomal origin), whose translation MSKIKFTAGRIAAHECEAGKKQCFLWDSDAPGLGLRATIAFPPGTKDKSRGKSYIFQAKLNGQAIRITIGDPKIWSINEAQAEARRLKVIIDSGEDPRQVKAEGLAEKQAVRDTKAAKAALLEAEARRAAVPLADAWDDYLKARKDKWGDVHYQSHLTLASLGGAPRKRAEAGTLTVAGPLASLMSLKLSELTSKKVLEWLELETKTRPTAAALSFRLLRAFAGWTNDSPAHQGIIPADTFNSRKVREAIPKSTTKEGDSLQREQLAIWFAEVRKMANPVISYYLQALLITGARREEMAGLRWEDVDFQWRSMTIRDKVEGTRTIPLTPYLAQLLHSLPRRNEWVFSSPTAADGKIAEPRHAHNQALAAAALPHVTLHGLRRSFGTLCEWVEVPSGISAQIMGHKPSALAEKHYRRRPLDLLRKWHDTIEVWILEQAGITFVPVPAGLRVVSA comes from the coding sequence ATGTCAAAAATAAAATTTACGGCGGGACGGATTGCCGCGCATGAATGTGAGGCTGGCAAGAAGCAATGCTTCTTATGGGACTCTGACGCTCCAGGCTTAGGACTGCGTGCAACCATAGCATTCCCCCCTGGCACCAAGGATAAGAGCCGGGGTAAGTCCTACATCTTCCAAGCCAAGTTAAACGGGCAAGCCATCCGCATTACCATTGGCGATCCCAAGATATGGAGCATTAACGAAGCCCAAGCTGAAGCTCGCCGCCTTAAGGTAATAATCGACAGTGGAGAAGACCCGCGCCAAGTCAAAGCCGAAGGACTCGCTGAGAAACAGGCTGTCCGCGATACCAAAGCAGCCAAAGCCGCTTTGCTAGAAGCAGAAGCACGCCGCGCCGCAGTACCTCTTGCCGATGCGTGGGATGACTACCTGAAAGCTCGAAAGGACAAATGGGGCGACGTGCACTATCAATCGCATTTAACACTAGCCTCGCTCGGTGGAGCCCCAAGGAAACGAGCGGAAGCTGGCACATTGACGGTTGCAGGACCATTGGCCTCCCTTATGTCGTTGAAGCTATCCGAGTTAACATCGAAAAAGGTGCTCGAATGGCTGGAACTAGAAACCAAAACTCGCCCGACAGCCGCTGCTCTGTCATTCCGCCTTCTCCGAGCATTTGCAGGATGGACTAACGATAGCCCCGCGCATCAAGGGATTATCCCCGCTGATACTTTTAACTCACGCAAGGTTCGCGAAGCTATTCCTAAATCAACGACCAAGGAAGGTGATAGCTTACAGCGCGAGCAGTTAGCCATTTGGTTCGCTGAAGTTCGAAAGATGGCCAACCCCGTTATTAGCTACTACCTGCAAGCCTTGTTAATCACTGGTGCCCGCCGCGAAGAAATGGCCGGACTACGCTGGGAAGACGTGGATTTTCAATGGCGGAGCATGACCATTCGCGACAAGGTAGAGGGCACAAGGACAATCCCACTAACTCCTTACTTGGCACAACTACTGCACTCCTTGCCCCGCCGCAATGAATGGGTTTTCAGTAGCCCTACTGCTGCCGATGGCAAAATCGCCGAACCACGCCACGCACATAACCAAGCGCTTGCGGCTGCTGCGTTGCCTCATGTGACATTGCATGGGCTACGTCGGTCGTTTGGTACGTTATGCGAATGGGTAGAAGTGCCAAGCGGTATCAGCGCGCAAATCATGGGGCACAAGCCAAGCGCACTAGCTGAAAAACATTACCGCCGTCGCCCCTTGGACCTGCTGCGCAAATGGCATGACACCATCGAGGTGTGGATATTGGAACAGGCGGGAATAACGTTCGTGCCAGTGCCAGCCGGCTTGCGAGTGGTGAGCGCCTAA
- a CDS encoding Conserved hypothetical protein, putative lambda repressor-like protein (Evidence 4 : Homologs of previously reported genes of unknown function) yields MKSENEEVASMTPEEFDAALKQLGWKPADFCRLADVHRNTVSRWVNGLVPIPGWAKRFLAMAQEIKRLSKLIEPQK; encoded by the coding sequence ATGAAAAGTGAAAATGAAGAAGTTGCAAGTATGACGCCGGAGGAATTTGATGCTGCTCTGAAGCAGCTCGGATGGAAGCCGGCTGACTTTTGCAGGTTGGCAGATGTTCATCGCAACACTGTGAGCAGATGGGTAAATGGCCTCGTTCCGATACCTGGATGGGCTAAACGGTTCCTAGCAATGGCTCAGGAAATCAAGCGTTTATCGAAGCTAATAGAGCCGCAAAAGTAG
- a CDS encoding Hypothetical protein (Evidence 5 : No homology to any previously reported sequences), with protein sequence MTKKHSTQDAGATEQRSMQLSIVPHIQSSEMQAANLALIANFSRMSEIDKEMFLGLSESLSAKAQKKDHLKIVGVTTFGE encoded by the coding sequence ATGACTAAGAAACATTCTACACAAGACGCCGGAGCGACCGAACAACGTTCGATGCAGCTGTCTATTGTTCCGCATATTCAATCTTCAGAGATGCAAGCAGCGAATCTAGCCTTAATCGCCAATTTTTCGCGAATGAGTGAAATTGATAAGGAAATGTTTTTAGGCCTTTCAGAAAGCCTGAGCGCGAAAGCGCAGAAAAAAGATCATCTCAAGATCGTTGGTGTTACTACTTTTGGGGAGTAA
- a CDS encoding Hypothetical protein (Evidence 5 : No homology to any previously reported sequences), with translation MAFAHINSSFFVFNDAQVTKETGVAFIECPPYRQRHKHNDKEIIKEDHWHGTRYTGTVKARLLVGLIEDHMLPGRPGRNKTSVTLTPSFWKADFIDRVRINKRTDNVFIVYVAFSKEESHRRWELVRAEMENMRQKEQAEKFKASAIQSLSFGLRLARDSLIAEDGYGFDDETLCAFEQAAEEFMDVLKNGEIMLASQDVATESAPTKSPKPQSDLQLQRFLKNITSDLSLVQNEKPEGL, from the coding sequence ATGGCTTTCGCTCATATTAACTCGTCATTTTTTGTATTTAATGATGCACAGGTCACAAAGGAAACGGGCGTAGCATTCATCGAGTGTCCGCCATACCGACAAAGGCACAAGCACAACGACAAAGAAATCATTAAAGAAGATCATTGGCACGGCACTCGCTACACTGGAACGGTCAAGGCGCGGTTGCTTGTAGGCTTAATTGAAGATCATATGCTTCCAGGTCGCCCAGGGCGAAATAAGACTAGCGTCACGCTGACTCCCTCATTCTGGAAGGCTGATTTTATTGATCGCGTCCGCATTAATAAAAGAACAGACAACGTATTCATCGTCTATGTCGCCTTTAGCAAAGAAGAATCGCATAGACGTTGGGAACTCGTCCGGGCGGAGATGGAAAACATGAGGCAGAAAGAACAAGCCGAAAAATTCAAAGCATCAGCCATTCAAAGTTTAAGCTTTGGTCTTCGTTTGGCAAGGGATAGCTTGATCGCCGAAGATGGCTATGGCTTTGATGATGAAACGCTCTGTGCCTTCGAACAGGCGGCCGAGGAGTTTATGGATGTGTTGAAAAATGGCGAAATAATGCTAGCTAGCCAAGATGTCGCGACGGAGTCGGCACCTACCAAATCACCCAAACCGCAATCGGATCTGCAGCTACAGCGCTTCCTGAAAAATATTACATCAGATCTTTCACTTGTACAAAACGAAAAGCCGGAGGGGCTATGA
- a CDS encoding Hypothetical protein (Evidence 5 : No homology to any previously reported sequences), whose protein sequence is MSKAFKVGEKAIVLRSNHFPEIIGKIITITEPIQLIRNLDGETWFGYRTDFEKGGMRFCPAPHFLKKLDDDRGPAAKDFAVLGSWDKVGWSPAKLKQSEHS, encoded by the coding sequence ATGAGCAAAGCATTTAAAGTAGGTGAAAAAGCTATCGTTTTAAGAAGTAACCACTTCCCGGAGATCATTGGGAAAATAATCACCATTACAGAGCCGATTCAGTTGATAAGAAATTTGGATGGCGAAACGTGGTTTGGATATAGAACAGACTTCGAAAAGGGTGGCATGCGGTTCTGTCCAGCTCCACATTTCCTTAAAAAACTTGACGATGATCGCGGGCCCGCTGCAAAAGATTTTGCGGTGCTAGGTTCATGGGATAAAGTCGGCTGGTCTCCTGCTAAGTTAAAGCAGAGCGAACATAGCTGA
- a CDS encoding Hypothetical protein (Evidence 5 : No homology to any previously reported sequences) — translation MALIFRPPLNKFRESRRLSLLATEEENQAEKEKWAEEDIQNLRLLCAHFGIASGDHQFKLLALELAKQLVPCFQEKPKEGRPLKWDNFTLGVLAVELERLVETGATIDSAALTLAKKEPWLSFLESWDRDGSSLGPSPEDAIKTAYKKAKNTNWTRVTRDAFLGCKATDKLNEWEDIVSEIERK, via the coding sequence ATGGCATTGATATTTAGACCGCCGCTAAACAAATTCCGAGAGTCTCGACGTTTAAGCCTGCTCGCGACCGAAGAAGAAAACCAAGCGGAAAAAGAGAAATGGGCCGAAGAAGATATTCAAAATCTTCGTCTGTTATGCGCCCATTTTGGGATTGCTAGCGGCGATCATCAATTCAAGTTACTTGCCCTTGAACTGGCTAAACAGCTAGTGCCATGCTTTCAAGAAAAACCCAAAGAAGGAAGGCCGCTGAAATGGGATAACTTTACATTGGGAGTTCTTGCGGTAGAGCTAGAGCGGCTTGTTGAGACGGGAGCCACAATTGATAGCGCTGCACTAACGCTAGCAAAAAAGGAACCTTGGCTTTCATTCTTAGAGTCATGGGATCGTGACGGTAGTAGTTTGGGCCCATCCCCAGAAGATGCTATTAAGACTGCTTACAAAAAGGCTAAAAATACAAATTGGACACGCGTTACGCGCGATGCTTTCTTGGGTTGCAAGGCGACTGACAAACTTAATGAGTGGGAAGACATTGTTTCTGAAATCGAAAGGAAATAA
- a CDS encoding Hypothetical protein (Evidence 5 : No homology to any previously reported sequences): MELINRLFARASLPEVLPTNEAAASINRAPQTLRKWACLESGPIRPIRINGRLAWRVSDLQALLNGGENV; the protein is encoded by the coding sequence ATGGAACTCATCAACCGTCTGTTTGCAAGAGCATCACTACCTGAAGTCCTTCCGACCAACGAAGCTGCCGCTTCCATCAATCGTGCCCCGCAAACTTTACGCAAGTGGGCATGTCTGGAAAGCGGGCCTATTCGTCCCATCCGTATAAATGGCCGCCTTGCTTGGCGCGTCTCGGACTTACAAGCCCTTTTGAATGGGGGCGAAAATGTCTAA
- a CDS encoding Hypothetical protein (Evidence 5 : No homology to any previously reported sequences), translating to MSNPKKQNASISGGAKFTKLGGGVNGQNKIFRCGVQHISKLRRELEANGLALRDTSGLTQCQTLLRVLQYLGERGINTPESVGCGFYRVATRIFELEAAGWLIASCREAIVGADGLSHIGIARYVLIGKRDEFQSPQSSLDLGEQQ from the coding sequence ATGTCTAATCCGAAAAAGCAAAACGCCTCCATTAGTGGAGGCGCTAAATTCACAAAGCTGGGGGGCGGCGTGAATGGGCAAAACAAAATATTTCGTTGTGGTGTGCAGCATATCAGCAAACTGCGTCGTGAGCTAGAAGCCAACGGCCTAGCACTTCGGGACACCTCCGGACTTACACAGTGCCAAACACTTCTTCGCGTCCTCCAATATCTCGGCGAACGTGGGATCAATACGCCGGAAAGCGTTGGCTGCGGTTTCTACAGAGTTGCGACTAGAATTTTCGAACTCGAAGCGGCAGGCTGGCTCATAGCTTCGTGTCGCGAGGCTATCGTGGGCGCAGATGGCTTATCCCACATCGGCATCGCGAGGTATGTACTCATCGGCAAACGCGACGAGTTTCAAAGCCCGCAAAGCTCTCTCGATTTGGGAGAACAACAATGA